From a single Bacteroidota bacterium genomic region:
- a CDS encoding leucine-rich repeat domain-containing protein: protein MYVARNLEDALQAPLETGELFLSGRGLTDFPTEIFQLVNLKVLDLSQNLLRQLPAQIGYLSQLQTLNLRNNQLRQIPAEIGQLLHLQRLDLDENQLAELPQELTECQSLRTLRLNDNSFRHWPANALHPQLENLTLGLNQLLEVPESIRHLTRLKYLDLRSNRLQHLPVALALLDELEQIQLKGNPLHLTVNASDPEGLLERFFREMKLAKTGRKPSKYTQQTRRCWLQLLQGDPEVIESYGIAECTAALDSPMAMVREAAKAFLPQILPSPIPKTGPNSILLAGQFPAIQKAESERAMQSAGFTVVKRLTDGATIVLLGERPGAILPQALEKGNPIGFEGHLETWLAAAKGEFLNAAPAANPMLENLGRLIRSYKKENIEIALMLMSKAGVPANLLTDLLAIRLFHSEADVREKASTAFSELADRQLKAFVERQLAQNYKADEFYDVQALVAALIRNPSLDAATLVKAAMDLKGAGTSLILLAPESERPNLLQNSLKDGQLNLAGIGLSEFPASLFEIQGLRYLMLSRNQLSQLPADLSAFADLEMLDLAENQLTSLPNAIGNLKKLTGLDLSQNRLKHLPDAIGEMTQLEALRLDRNPLQSLPSTLPKLQNLEMLGLFGCKFGELAAVIWEMQHLKALDLGENNLEVLPTHLVGFQQLESLGLRDNPLPVLPEWIGKLPALRFLDLSYVQARELPTSLNGHARLERIYLLREDSMDWEQVLPILAGMPRLRHVYLRGRKIVRQMQLHIEAQLPKARVLFN from the coding sequence AACTTGGAAGATGCTTTGCAGGCTCCGTTGGAGACCGGCGAACTTTTCCTCTCCGGGAGGGGTTTGACCGATTTCCCCACGGAGATTTTCCAGTTGGTCAATCTCAAAGTTTTGGACCTGAGCCAGAACCTCTTGCGGCAATTGCCGGCGCAGATTGGCTACCTTTCGCAGTTGCAGACCCTCAACTTGCGCAACAACCAATTGCGCCAAATCCCAGCAGAAATCGGGCAGCTGTTGCACCTTCAACGGCTCGACCTTGACGAAAACCAACTTGCTGAGCTCCCGCAGGAACTCACTGAATGTCAGTCGCTCCGCACGTTGCGACTCAACGACAACAGCTTCCGTCATTGGCCGGCAAATGCCCTGCATCCGCAATTGGAGAACCTCACGCTCGGCCTCAATCAGCTTCTGGAAGTGCCTGAATCCATCCGCCATCTCACGCGGCTGAAATACTTGGATTTGCGCAGCAACCGCCTGCAACATTTGCCCGTCGCCTTGGCGCTGCTCGACGAATTGGAGCAAATCCAGTTGAAGGGCAATCCCTTACATTTGACGGTCAATGCGTCGGATCCGGAAGGGCTTTTAGAGCGATTTTTCCGCGAAATGAAGCTCGCCAAGACGGGGCGAAAACCTTCCAAATACACCCAACAAACGCGGCGCTGTTGGTTGCAGTTGCTCCAAGGCGATCCCGAAGTCATTGAATCTTATGGCATTGCAGAATGCACCGCCGCCTTGGACAGTCCGATGGCGATGGTGCGGGAGGCTGCGAAGGCCTTTTTGCCACAAATCCTGCCTTCACCAATTCCCAAAACCGGCCCGAATTCGATCCTGCTCGCCGGCCAATTTCCAGCAATTCAGAAGGCCGAGAGCGAAAGGGCCATGCAATCCGCTGGATTTACGGTCGTAAAGCGTTTGACCGACGGTGCCACCATCGTGCTGCTCGGCGAAAGGCCAGGTGCCATTCTGCCCCAAGCCCTCGAAAAAGGTAATCCGATCGGGTTTGAAGGCCATTTGGAAACTTGGTTGGCCGCTGCAAAAGGTGAGTTTTTGAACGCCGCGCCGGCCGCGAATCCCATGCTGGAAAACCTCGGGCGGCTTATTCGCAGCTACAAAAAAGAGAATATCGAGATTGCTTTGATGCTGATGTCCAAGGCGGGTGTTCCAGCGAATCTGCTCACCGACTTGCTCGCCATCCGGCTCTTTCATTCCGAGGCGGATGTTCGTGAAAAGGCTTCAACTGCATTCTCGGAATTGGCTGACCGTCAGCTCAAGGCATTTGTGGAAAGGCAATTGGCGCAGAATTACAAGGCTGACGAATTTTATGATGTGCAGGCACTCGTGGCGGCTTTGATTCGCAATCCGTCGTTGGATGCCGCGACGTTGGTGAAGGCTGCCATGGATTTGAAAGGCGCCGGGACGTCCTTGATTTTGCTTGCTCCGGAATCCGAGCGCCCGAATTTGCTGCAAAACAGCCTCAAAGACGGGCAATTGAACCTCGCGGGGATTGGCCTCTCCGAATTTCCGGCAAGCCTTTTTGAGATTCAAGGACTCCGTTATTTGATGCTTTCGCGGAATCAACTGAGCCAATTGCCCGCGGATCTTTCCGCATTTGCAGACCTCGAAATGCTGGACCTGGCTGAAAATCAACTAACAAGTCTCCCCAACGCGATCGGCAATTTGAAAAAACTGACCGGACTTGACCTTTCTCAAAACCGCCTCAAACACCTCCCCGACGCGATCGGCGAAATGACGCAACTTGAAGCCCTTCGCTTGGACCGCAATCCGCTGCAAAGCCTCCCTTCTACCCTTCCCAAACTCCAAAACCTCGAAATGCTGGGTCTTTTCGGCTGTAAATTCGGGGAATTGGCAGCGGTAATTTGGGAAATGCAGCACTTAAAAGCCTTGGATTTGGGAGAGAATAATTTGGAGGTTTTGCCGACGCACCTCGTCGGTTTTCAGCAACTTGAAAGTCTGGGCCTGCGCGACAATCCGCTGCCCGTCCTGCCGGAATGGATTGGAAAGCTGCCTGCCTTGCGGTTTTTGGACCTTTCGTATGTGCAGGCGCGAGAGCTGCCGACGAGTTTGAACGGTCATGCGCGCTTGGAGCGCATCTATTTGTTGCGCGAGGATTCCATGGATTGGGAACAGGTCCTGCCGATTCTCGCCGGGATGCCACGCTTGCGGCATGTGTACCTGCGCGGCCGCAAAATCGTGCGGCAGATGCAATTGCACATCGAGGCGCAACTGCCGAAGGCACGCGTGCTTTTCAACTAG
- a CDS encoding NAD-dependent epimerase/dehydratase family protein, whose amino-acid sequence MKKIFITGASGFVGGAIAKRLAPDHWVLAMARSAQAFEKVKALGVRPVSCGLDTIEAGALQEFDTVIHCAAYVEPWGKFKDFYEVNVEGTRRLLEAARKAGVKRFIHIGTEAALFKGQDMMDIDESYPYPDHSPYPYSETKKQAEQLVLRANVPGEFETISIRPRLVWGPGDETILPNLLEMIDKGRFRWIDGGNYLTSTCYIDNLVDAVVMALDKGNGGEAYFVTDATDSTMREFLTDLVGTAGRKPSNQSVPSWILRPVAWIFEAIYKLFRIRKKPPVTRFSAAIMSAHCTIRSDKAREELGYIPNVSVEEGMRRLKEKK is encoded by the coding sequence ATGAAAAAGATCTTCATCACCGGCGCCAGCGGATTTGTGGGCGGAGCAATCGCGAAACGCCTTGCGCCCGACCATTGGGTGCTTGCCATGGCCCGTTCTGCTCAAGCGTTTGAAAAGGTCAAGGCCTTGGGTGTAAGACCCGTTTCCTGCGGATTGGATACCATCGAGGCTGGGGCACTCCAGGAATTTGACACGGTCATCCACTGCGCAGCCTACGTCGAACCTTGGGGAAAATTCAAGGATTTTTACGAGGTCAATGTCGAAGGGACACGAAGGTTGTTGGAGGCTGCAAGGAAGGCGGGCGTGAAACGGTTCATTCACATCGGGACGGAAGCTGCGCTATTCAAGGGCCAAGACATGATGGACATCGACGAATCGTATCCCTACCCCGACCATAGCCCCTATCCCTACAGCGAAACCAAAAAACAAGCAGAGCAATTGGTGCTACGGGCGAATGTTCCCGGCGAATTTGAAACGATTTCCATCCGGCCGAGGCTCGTTTGGGGGCCGGGCGATGAAACGATCCTGCCCAATTTGTTGGAAATGATCGACAAAGGCCGGTTCCGCTGGATCGACGGCGGCAATTACCTCACGAGCACCTGCTACATCGACAATCTGGTGGATGCCGTCGTCATGGCTTTGGACAAAGGCAACGGTGGCGAAGCCTATTTTGTCACCGATGCGACCGATAGCACCATGCGCGAATTCTTGACGGACCTCGTTGGAACTGCGGGTCGGAAGCCTTCGAACCAAAGTGTTCCTAGTTGGATCCTGAGGCCCGTTGCATGGATATTCGAAGCGATTTACAAGCTGTTTCGCATCCGCAAGAAACCACCGGTTACCCGATTTTCCGCTGCGATTATGTCGGCACATTGCACGATTCGGAGTGACAAAGCAAGAGAGGAACTGGGATACATTCCCAACGTTTCCGTGGAAGAAGGCATGCGCAGGCTGAAGGAGAAAAAATAG
- a CDS encoding sigma-70 family RNA polymerase sigma factor — protein sequence MEDQELIDKLRSGDRRAYEALVDAFQAKVYNTCLNFVFDQSDAEDLAQEVFVEVFRSIGAFEQRSSLSTWIYRISVTKSLELIRSRKRQKRAAVLLSIFGLQQAGWDAKAPHTDHPGVRLENKERAERLHLALQSLPENQRIAFTLHKLEAQSYEEIALVMGVSLSSVESLIFRARKNLQKSLENFYKTDR from the coding sequence ATGGAAGATCAGGAACTCATCGACAAGCTTCGAAGTGGAGACCGTAGGGCCTACGAAGCACTCGTGGATGCGTTCCAAGCCAAGGTTTACAATACCTGCCTCAATTTTGTTTTTGATCAGTCAGATGCTGAGGACTTGGCGCAAGAAGTTTTCGTCGAGGTTTTTCGTTCGATTGGGGCTTTTGAACAGCGTTCTTCCCTGTCCACTTGGATTTACCGCATCTCCGTGACGAAGTCGCTGGAGTTGATTCGGAGTCGCAAACGGCAAAAGCGAGCTGCGGTTCTACTTTCCATTTTTGGTCTTCAGCAAGCGGGATGGGACGCCAAGGCACCGCATACCGATCACCCCGGCGTACGCCTCGAAAACAAGGAGCGTGCTGAACGACTGCATCTTGCATTGCAAAGTCTTCCTGAAAATCAGCGAATTGCCTTTACGCTCCACAAACTTGAAGCTCAAAGTTACGAGGAGATAGCGCTGGTGATGGGGGTAAGCCTGAGCAGCGTAGAGTCCTTGATTTTCCGCGCCCGGAAGAATCTGCAGAAGTCGCTTGAGAATTTTTACAAAACTGATCGCTGA
- a CDS encoding periplasmic heavy metal sensor — translation MQTNTRNRLPWILVTLLVALNITVLALVWLRPSSGEPRFGPPPHHPHPQRGGLAHEIGMSEAEAQKVEGIQKAHFGKLEDFRDQIIAFRLEAFAEFGRPDADTTLAVATLDKIGQIQIAIEKERYAHFHEVLALCTPEQAKRFQEILPKILSRGPQPENRPAGRPMGPPPGEGPPPN, via the coding sequence ATGCAAACGAATACACGCAATCGGCTTCCCTGGATTTTGGTCACATTGTTGGTGGCCTTGAATATCACCGTTTTGGCGCTCGTTTGGTTGCGTCCATCTAGCGGAGAACCCCGATTTGGACCGCCGCCGCATCATCCGCATCCGCAGCGCGGGGGACTCGCGCACGAGATTGGAATGTCTGAAGCCGAGGCTCAGAAAGTAGAAGGAATCCAGAAGGCGCATTTCGGGAAGCTCGAGGATTTTCGCGATCAAATCATCGCCTTTCGCTTGGAGGCATTTGCCGAGTTTGGAAGGCCGGATGCCGACACTACGCTAGCGGTGGCAACTTTGGACAAGATCGGCCAAATTCAAATCGCCATCGAAAAGGAGCGTTATGCGCACTTCCATGAAGTTTTGGCGCTTTGTACACCGGAGCAGGCCAAGCGGTTCCAAGAAATTTTGCCCAAGATCTTGTCGCGCGGGCCGCAACCAGAAAACCGTCCGGCAGGACGCCCGATGGGGCCGCCACCGGGGGAAGGTCCGCCCCCAAATTGA
- a CDS encoding T9SS type A sorting domain-containing protein, producing the protein MRKYIFCWMLLSLTCFAAWSQNETTKWYFGSVAGVDFMSGTPVALTNSVMGSSEGSASIAGPGGNLLFYTNGNTVWNANHVAMLNGSGLFGSSISCQSAVIVRQPGSANLYYVFTMRNWTDGGNGAHYSIVDMSLAAGLGDVTTKNQLIYGNTRESLTAVCHANGTDYWIVIHDMFTNEFHSYLLTATGLAAVPVISAVGSVFSGGNRYGALKASPDGTKLGYALGGSGGVTTELYDFNRTTGLVSNSLTLNNGTFSNAYGIEFSPNSLVLYVTQYNGSTIQQFNLAAGSPALIVSSNTVISTGANVKANLQTGPDGKIYVCLAYQAFLASIDNPNTVGVGCGFVNNSVNLAGRTCGLGLPNFMPCLLPVILPETEEVSHSFANTDPVSEDVEWTCFPNPIPEGGHLNLRAHEFEGQLEWELSDAQQKPICRKIVAIGDQTDIALDFPELSAGLYFLKVRTRNGAQRTIRLLQY; encoded by the coding sequence ATGAGAAAGTACATCTTTTGCTGGATGCTTTTGTCGTTGACCTGCTTTGCAGCGTGGTCGCAAAATGAAACCACAAAATGGTATTTTGGGAGTGTTGCAGGTGTTGACTTCATGAGTGGGACCCCGGTAGCGCTCACCAACAGTGTGATGGGCTCGAGTGAAGGATCGGCCTCCATCGCAGGTCCGGGCGGCAATTTGCTGTTTTACACCAACGGCAATACGGTTTGGAATGCCAATCATGTCGCCATGCTCAACGGCTCGGGCTTGTTTGGGAGCAGCATTTCCTGTCAATCCGCCGTGATCGTCCGGCAGCCCGGGAGTGCCAACCTGTACTATGTTTTTACGATGCGCAATTGGACGGATGGTGGGAATGGCGCGCATTATTCGATTGTGGACATGAGTTTGGCGGCGGGGTTAGGCGATGTCACCACCAAAAACCAATTGATTTATGGCAATACCCGCGAATCTTTGACGGCAGTTTGCCACGCCAACGGCACCGATTATTGGATCGTGATTCATGACATGTTCACCAATGAATTTCATTCGTATTTGCTCACAGCCACTGGACTTGCTGCCGTTCCCGTGATTTCGGCTGTGGGATCGGTTTTTTCAGGTGGCAATCGGTATGGCGCGCTGAAAGCCTCTCCCGATGGAACCAAACTGGGTTATGCCCTCGGCGGCTCTGGCGGGGTGACGACGGAATTGTACGATTTTAACCGTACCACGGGTCTGGTGAGCAATTCGCTGACGCTGAACAACGGGACATTTTCCAATGCCTACGGCATCGAATTTTCACCCAACAGTCTCGTTTTGTACGTCACCCAATACAATGGGAGTACGATTCAGCAGTTTAACCTCGCTGCTGGTTCGCCAGCCCTCATCGTTTCCTCCAATACCGTGATCTCGACGGGAGCCAATGTCAAAGCCAATCTGCAAACCGGCCCAGACGGGAAAATCTACGTTTGCCTTGCCTATCAGGCCTTTCTGGCCTCGATCGACAATCCCAATACCGTCGGCGTCGGTTGCGGGTTTGTCAATAACTCCGTGAATCTCGCGGGCCGCACCTGTGGTCTTGGTTTGCCGAATTTCATGCCCTGCCTGCTTCCCGTGATTTTACCCGAAACCGAGGAGGTCTCGCATTCCTTTGCCAATACCGATCCGGTTTCAGAAGATGTCGAATGGACCTGTTTTCCCAACCCGATTCCAGAGGGTGGGCATTTGAACCTGCGTGCACACGAATTTGAAGGTCAATTGGAATGGGAGTTGTCGGATGCGCAACAAAAACCCATTTGCAGGAAAATCGTCGCAATTGGAGATCAAACGGACATTGCACTCGATTTTCCCGAGCTTTCGGCCGGCCTCTATTTTTTGAAAGTTAGAACGAGGAATGGGGCTCAGAGAACGATTCGGCTCCTGCAATATTGA